CCTTTTGTTCTGCTTCCATAGTTGTGCTCATGAATGCCCCTTAGATGAGGACTGGGGTAGCACAATGAAACAGATACAGTTACATGTTCAGTTTGGCATCAACTACTCTAATGACCGCTCAAGGCTGGGTACACAACAGAGTCGGCTCACACATGTTCAAATGCCCCAAATCAGCAATGAAATGAAcaaatgtttacagcctgaaataaaaactgcttttggCAATGGATAAATTCATCCTTTATAACAACTGTGCGCCAGGGTAACTTTTTATTTATAACTCAAACATTTGTACTTGCAGAGGCTCAAAgctttgattgacaggtgtcGAAAAAGTTCATTCCACCAACTGAACTGAAACCTCTACACCCCGTCTGTGTGTTGGTGTCTGTAGAGCAGTTTTACTTTCACTGTCTAAAGCATAATATGGACTCAAGTGAGCTACAACAAAGCCCGCAAGTTTCTACTTTAGTTTCATTGAATTTAGTTTTAGATAGATTAATAAAATCCATCACTTAGCAATCATTAGCAGCTAGCAGAATCGGTGAATTGCAAAGGTACAGTTTATGGATGCTTACTAATGCAGAGACAATGGGTGCAAAGACAAGCTAGGATACCacatgatgatgtcactgaCCTCCATCACATCTTTTATGGTGGGGATCCATCTGGAAAGGCTGTATCTCTCCTCTTGGGAACGCTCTCGTCGGTTGGGTTTACGAGAGAAGAAACTGGGCTGGAAATAAAAGTACATCaatgaaaacttaaaaaaatggataaatcaaaacactgaaacGTTTTCCTTTTCTCAACCTACCGTTATGATGATGGGCACGCCCAGCTCTTTCCAGTTCTGGATATACTCCGGTTCTCCCTCGATCTTTACATGCTCAATAAGTTTGTTTAAGTTTTCCTCGGTTGTCCCTGTTTACAAACACCAAACaaccaaaaagcaaaaaagacagATGGACAAATTAGCACCTCTAATTTTTAGTCAAAAAAAgttgctgtcagcgttaatctcgttaaaatgacgttaacgccataaccgcattaacgctgCAAATCTCGGTTAGCGAGTtaacgcggatcgccccgtgtgaGGGGCTGCACGGTGCTAatgcgttaacgagctaaccgcgctaccGCTGTGCAGGCCTTGTGTGGGGAGATCTGCGTTAGCTCGCTAATGGAGATTTGCtgtgttaatgcagttatggcgttaacgtcattttaatgagattaatgctgacagcactacttTATTCACGAGAAGGCTGATGTACCGTTCAGGCTGAAGATGTAGAGCAGCACAGCTCTGATCTTGTCATGTTTACTGTATGGGTTCAGCAGCACAGGCAGCAGAGTCCTCATGGGATCTTTCACCTTTAACCCATCCACATCGGCGCCTACTGCAAGGTCCTGCACAGAAACATACAGCATATTACACATAGTACACATGACACACTTCCCTAAAGCTTTGATTAGAAGGTCACACTTGGCCGCATACAGTAACGGTACTCTGCAGGTCAGGAAGAGTGTGACTGCTAGATCTTGATAACAGAGCATAAACAGACCTGTTCAGCTTTGCAGAGTTTCTCCACATTGTTTGCGAAATGTTTCATGCAGTCCTCAGCCAGCTGCAGATGAATCGTTTTCTAGAATCCAGGcagaaaactgttaaaaacatCAGGTCAACCCTATGTAATAACAGGCTGCAGAGGCGCCACACCCGACCACAATATAAGGATTGCGTAGCccttacaataataataattgttgtAAGAGTTGTATCTGTCTTAAAACCAACAACAAGATCCTGGAGAAAATTCTGCTTTAATCTCACATTTCAGATGAACACATAACTTCGAAGTAAGTTCAGTTATCCCTACATAAGTTTTACTGCATACCTCTGTCATCTGTTTACGGAACGCAGGCATCTTCTTCATCATTTGAGCCAAATTGCTAATTGTGATCTggggaaacaaaaaacatacatatatattaatatatatgaacacattaaatgtttgctcaagatatgcttttcaaaatgaaacgATCACACAAGCAGAAACCACTGCACTGTACCTTCCCATCTGGCTGTTTCTTGCTAGCAGATATCTCCTTCACCATCTTGGGAATTTGCCTGTTGTagggaaaacaaaaatgttaagaTGAGTGTTCTGACAACAAGAAGAAGATATTGCCATACTTCTGGTTTCGCACACTTACGCTGAAACCTCTGCGATGTGCTGGTGCCTCAGCTTCACCCAGAGCATGTCATCCTCATTCAGCAGGGCCTGCTTCTCTAAGCCGTCTCTAGCCTTGTACCTGGACACAAAATGACCCAGAATAGCAGTATCTAGTTTCTCATGAGCACAAGAGTATGAAGCAGTAAGCAGATTATACacatatatctctatatctatcGCTCTATATAAAATACAGGAAGTAGACTGCATTACTTATAGGTATCGTTTTCTATATCAATGAGATCGTAGGCCATGGCCTGGTAGGTCAGCTCGTGCAGGATGGGGGTCACAGGATCAAAGCCTCTGTCGACTATCAGCAACTGGGCTTGGGTCTTCTCCTGGTGatgtagggggaaaaaaaagttatatattattaaattatatataaaaacgGGGATAATTCACTTCCACGGAGCAAGCTGTCCAAACTTTTGCCTTTTCAAATTTATAGTAAAGGGAACTGTTTAATGTGCTTGAGGCAAAGGAGGgattattttattctttcatgtGATAAACAatacagtattttaaaattCCCATTTACTCCCAGGGCTACGACCTTGTTTATCCTGAAACCATCCTTTGTTCGGCAGGCCTCTCACCTTTTTCTTGCCACTGTCATCCAGCTGGTAGTGTGTGTCCAGCTTCCGGTCCACCAGCTCTGCAAGGAGTTTGGCATTCTCCATGTTGCCGTCTCTAGTTATGATATAAATGTTGTTTCCGTCAGTCAAGTGAACATTGAGGTCAAGGTTAATCCAGTAGttgtaaaacacaaaactgtattttctgtaaataaCAGCTGCACTCTGCTCTTTACATATCTTTACACTCTTACTTTCATCAGGCTGAATAGGATCAGCGCTGCTGTGAGCGAGTAACCTCACTTGCTCAACTACCATGTGATTCTTTCTACACATAGCTATTTCTTTGAACAGTGAACGTTATAAGATATATGTCTACTATATTCACTCGGAACAAACACATTCTAAAACCAGTCTGTTCAAAGAAACAAGTGATACCAACGCTTTGTTTTCAAGCCCAGCATTATTCCTGCCATTAATACGGAAcctattctgactttttctccTAAAAAGTTTCACTCTGCTTGGGGGCTCGGGTGTATTGTTACCTAAGACACTACATGTTGTCTGACTTACTTCTTGTATCGGATCCCTGGGTACTCGTCTAATGTGGCACAGAGCGTAACGAGCTGGCCTGCCAGTGTCTCCAGTGTCTTCGTTTTGTCCTGACTCTTGGGGCTGTAGATGCTTCGGAAAGCCCCGGGATTATCGCAGGTGAAAACCTTCAAAGTATTTAACACCACAGTGTAAACCACAGCCGTCATCATTAAAGTTCCAGAAGATACAAATTGAGCACAAggatcatttttaatttctcattgTTTCCGGAACTCGAGGCTATAATACATTAAGCACCtgcttgtgtgtttctttgtctgATCACATCTCCTAGATAATCAGCAGATGAGCAATCAAACCTGGTACACAGATATATCGTAAAGGTTCTCATCTATATCAGAAATTATGACACCATTGTGTTTCCTAACATCTGCCTAGTAACAGGCTAAAGTGACCCATTTTCAGAATATATGCACATATACCACCTTTTACTTCAATGACAACATCTAATTCACATCAACATACGATGAATTACACATGATACGATGGCAGCATGTTGCCTGCCAAACAGGAAGCAAGCGgctaataaacaaacaaaccccgtTTTAAGCCTTTGTGAACCTACAACACCTGGTGAAAGTAACAACTCATATCTGCAAAAGCTGAATTCACCAGTGTTTTCTTTCGCTCACTGCAGCAAGACAATGCCAGTAACGCGTATACAACAGTAGTTTTCTGTTTCTGCAACTATCCCACCTGCAGCCAAAACCCATTGAGAACACACAGTGAATTATAAACGGGAAAGGTTGACAACGAAGCCGCTGAAATGCTATAGCAAGGAAAAATGTGAAGCTACAGGATTTACTTTCTTTAGGACTTCAAGAAACACCCTACACAAGGCAAATTCCCTTCCTTCAACAACAGGCAAGTGCACAGCCTGCGTGCGTGCCTGTCAACTGAGGGGAATTTTGACAAAAAGAGGAAATGGACtattacaaaataaactaaaaaaaaagaacacttgGCTAAATTTTAAACACTTACTTGTGCTTCCTGAGGCATGAAAGAGATGTTTATTTCCTTGCAGACCCTTATGTGTTTTCCACAGGCTTGCCTCATTTTGTTGAACAGGTCATCAGGGCAGTCTGCAGATCAAAAAAGCTTTCAGTGCCCACTTTGATCGTAAAAGGTATATCTGCTATTTGGCTGATGAAGCAGATTTAAGCACCAACACAGGAGTTACCTACAGTCAGTGAAATAGACGTACGCAGCTTTGTATTTGGGTTTGGGCTTGAAATCCTTTATAAAGGCATCCACacactatgaaaaaaaaatagatttaagaaCTCACAGAGTTTGGCAGTGATatgttaaagaaatgaaaatgaaaaagttttAACAGCAAACCTTAGCAGTAGGTGTCATAAAGTAAATGGACTTCATTTCGAGAACAGGCTCTCTGCTTTTGAACAGGTCCTCCACAACTAGAAACAGAATACTAGTAGTCAAAAGTAGCTAAAGACATACACGCACAAATTATCTTTGATCAAATAGCTTCgtgatgtaaaaataaataaaaggacatCATTCCACCTACTTGTTATCTTCTCTGACATCAGGTCGGACATTTTGCAGCATGACGAGAGGAGCTTGGTGGTGAAAGGATCCAGAATCAATATCTGTGAAGAAGACAACGTGAAAATGCTCCTTTAATTATGCGTTAAACAGTAATATACTCCCATGCTATGCAGCACCACATATCGAGACAAAGCGTATGAGTGAGAATCAATCATATCAAAGCTGAATCTGTAACTCGGAGCTTGTCCATTTATCCAAGTACAATCCTGGGACTCTGTACTGAGCACATGGTGGGTTTCTTACCTTCCATACTTCAGAGTTTCTGCAGTCTGTAATAATTGTGTCCTGTATTCCTGTAAGGAGCACATAACATGACAACATGTAAACACAACAATAATCTGAAAACAAATTATCGTTCATGATGTCACTGTTTAAGCTACCTCTTAGTTCAAGTgtgcaaaacagaaaatgatgtaATCAGAACTGCAAATATCCATTATCTCGCTACTTatgcataaaattaaaacatattaGAACGTTTATAGCCTAATGTATAAAAGTTATGCAGTTGTGTTTCGTAATATTTCAGAGTCTTGGTACAATTGATTTTTCATATGTGTTTGGGTCATACCACGTGAGCGTGAAAGGGTGTGGTACTAGTAGTTTTCTAGATAATGGAATTTTAAAATAGCTCctcaaaaaaaaagtgccagaaAAACTCAGATCccgtcacttttttttttttttttgtgagataACAGTGAGGTCCTGgagttttacatattttatctTAAGTAGTAAACTTAAACTTAGTTGGGGGGGTTTcggcagtttaaaaaaaattgattaaTTAAGAAGGAATGACCTTTGAACCAACTAAAGTATTTACGTACTGCCAAGGTTATGTCAGCTTTCATGAGTGGAGTATTAAGAACAAAGGCTATTTCTGTCTAACTCTGTTACTTGATTATTAGCCTGCTATTGTGCAAACCTGAGTGATAGCACTCTCATTAATTTAGGGACAACTGTTCAGCGACCTTATGGTCATTTTGTAGCCTGTAGTGCGTAAACTTGAATCATCCATAcatctatcccagctgtcacagggcgaaAGGTGGGgtacaggtcaccagtctgacAGAGTTCTAACACATGTCAGCAGCAACAAAACTTCATTACCGCTGTTCTACTGGGCTGCATTAGTCTTAGCTGCTTGTTTGACCCTCATTTTAACGGCAACACAAACCAGCCTTCTTGGTGACATAACCTAACCACAGCCAACAAGAGGAAGGCAAGACATCAGGATAAGGATACAAATAATACGCCAGACTTGTAGCAATCCCGCTGCATAAACGAGGTGCGGTTGCAGACGTACAGTGACCTCACCCATGGCTACTGCTACAAACAAGTAGCCTAAAAAAGTCGTTATGTTCTGACCGGGCCAAGTGTTAGGTCAAGTTGCGTCTGCGGCTTTTTCCTCTATCGGTTCTACTGCGTTTCGTAAATTTGTAATTTTCCGCTCAAAGGGAACAGCTGAATGAAAATGTTCGCTGTTATTCCAAAAGCTAAAGATGCGCAGGAAGAGGTTAGCTAAAACAGCTCACAGTTCACGTGCTAAACAAACGCCGTTGTGCTATTTTTCAAGAGCAGGAAATACTCTCCTGTTGGAGTAAACTTACTTTTCCAAACTATTCTTTTCAGCCCGTGATCTGAGCCCGTTGccatcttgtttttttcccccactgcgCCGCTTCCCTTCGAGAAATTCACGAAGACAAACTCTGACGTCATTCGCGTCACCAAGTGTGCGACAGTGAGCTGTAGTTTTTTAGTGATGAAGCGCACAagacatctatctatctatctatctatctatctatctatctatctatctatctatctatctatctatctatctatctatctatctatctatctatctatgttaCTGTCAAAGAGGTGGCTCTGAGGCCTCCAGACAGTAATTATGTCCATGTCACATTTAGTGGATATATCCTTGAGTGCAGAACATGATGCTTTCAAAGGTAGGTTTTTTCCATGGCATTCAACCTACACCGGCCCCATCTCCCTGCTTCATTATAAAAAGACATTTAACCCCCCCCAGTGGGAGGGGCTTGCTGCAGGTATTTCAGCTGATAGATGTTTAAGAAAAGATCAAACCACTAGAGAGAAGTGTTTTTAAGAATCAAAGAGAAGCTAtcaagagaaggagagaagacACAAACCAGAAAAACTGGTGCTATGAAGTGGCTGGAGATTTTTGTATTACTGGGCATGTGCTCACAGGTATTGTAATAAATAGTGAGGAGATAACTGTTATAGGAAATTGATCAGAACACTTAAtacatatattttatcttaattTGCAGGCTGCAGCCCAATCAGGTACTGTATGTTGTCTTTTACTATATTCAACTGTTGGCGGTTTATcacagaacaagaaaaaaaacttgactTGTCTGAAAGAATCTTTTTCTCAGGGTGCCAGATGTGTCTTATAATGATTTTTGCTCTACCTTCATTAGATTTTAAAGTGTCTGTGTTCTCTGCAACATCAAAGACTGTGACTCTCAGATGGACCAGGTACTCTGGAGCCACTTCATACCAGATCACTGTAAAATCACAGAGCGAACTTGTCGCTTTTGCATCATTTGGTCCAAACACAGTGATGGGCTCTGTTACCTCGCTGCCTCCAAACGTCATGTATAACTTCGTAGTTGAAGCAATGAGTGGTTCCCAAAAACTCAGCACTGCATCAGTTGAATCATCAACAGGTGAGACTTCATGCACTTCAGTCCATGCTCATGCTGTTTAAGATATGAAGTATACAGTCTTGTGTTGTCCTTCACTATTTATTTCTAAAACAAAacgtttttaaattaattttattgaaCATGACTTTGTCCTAATAAGTTGTTCATTTCTAGAGGGTCCAGGCTGTGTAGCTGTTGCATAGAAATGCAACCAGTACCTTTTTAAAGTTTGGAGAACACGCTACAGCAGCTGATGAACCCAATGTATACCACAATGAAATCCTACAGTATTTGTAGCAAGCTTCATTTCTGTTGCATCGCATAAGAGTGTTAAGATTGTAGCTTATAATTTGAATGGAAAAAATAGAACTGATTCATTATGAAAAGGATGTCATTTAGGAAGTAAACTTTCCAGTGTTTCTTAAGTTTTTAAAACTTCCTGCTCGACTGGTAATACCTATTATTAGacttttattacacagtgtCTTTAAGTGTCCGTTCTCCATAGAGTTCAATGTTGTTAATTTTGAACTTACAGTTTCCCAATTAATGTTATTTGAGTAGTAAATTTCAAAGAATAGCCTGTGAAGCTCAATGGGTtagaacaggggtgggcaatctcagtccacgagggccggtgtccctgcaggttttagatctcaccttgggtcaacacacccgaatcacatgattagttcgttaccaggcctctggagaacttcagcacatgttgaggagctaatttagccatttaaatcagctgtgttggttcgaggacacatctaaaacctgcagggacaccggccctcgtggactgagattgcccacctcTGTGTTagaatgtttgtaaagctgcCATGTTTAGGCACACTAATCACTGATCTAAATAAAATTATGTACGGCAAAAAGCTATGCCGGAAccataaaaataagtaattttgcAATGCAAATATAGCTATCTAGATCTGTTGGCAGTTTTACTGCTAGTATTACTGCCATTTTTCAGGCTAGCATCACTAGTATCACTTGAGACATCACTAGTAATAAACATGTGATTTATAGTTATGTTCAGTAAATGTACCAGGGGAGATTCACAGACGATAAAGTATGGGGTAGTTTTGGttgcttttttaattaaaaaaccactttggcactgatcaccacctgcactcatgtacatatctttctacgtagcacttttaattcttattcttatttttatttttttcatgtctatttaagcgtaatttatgacagtatgtttacACTGAAGCAccacagcaatttcctaatgttgtaaacctgctcaatatttggcaataaaaccctttctgattctgattcttaatTAAACCACTTAAATCTAAAGTTCAGCACGCAGACACATACAGTAAAAATTAACTTAAGAGTGGACTTGATACCATCCCTGTTGTGAATTGTTTGTGCCTCTTTCAGCCCCTGATATGATGGAGCCCATTCTGACAGTGAAGTCACTGGATAGCACAACCTTGACAGTGGAGTTTAACTTGAGAAACGGGGTGTCTCATTACATCATACGTGTCGAGAACAGCAATGGCTTCTTCAGAGAGGTTgcagcatcctcctctccagctGAGATTGAGTCCCTTGTGCCGTACACTGAGTACTCGCTCAGCATCATGGCTGTGAACACCGCAGGCCGCAGCCAGCCCTCAATTCCTGTAACTGGAAAGACAGGTGGGATTTTCAAATTACTCGTGTGAAATGGGTCTCACACCCCATGCCCTGCAGAGGTCACTTGATCTGTTTTATTGTCTAAACAGCACAACCACTATATTCAATTGTACAAGTGAAAGGTACAGTATACACACTCATCTTCAACCCTACGGGCCTCTCTGGCATCGGTGGTAACCATACCTGACCCCTCTATGTCAAACATAAAGAGCTGAACTCTTCCTGAGTAAAGGGTTACCAGCTCTAATCTCATCTTTACGGGGGGCAACATTCGATTCTCACGAACATGAAACATGAACTTGCAGCTGTAGCCTCTCAGCGGTGCAATGAGTTTACTGATCTTGCACCAGTCAACAGGTCTTGTTTAAAAATTTCTTAAGATTGCACCTGTTCAACTAATCCAGTCACTTTGTGAcaatcattttttaataattcagaGAAATGTCCTCTAAACTTTTTCATTTATGCAAACTTGATTAACTTGAAACAGAAATGAAGACAAAGTTATGTGACTATTACCAAAGTAATACAGAGTTTATCTATTAATAATACTGATTACTTGCTTAATATATTAGTATTAGTACAGTTTTCATCGATAACATACAATTACTTGAACCTTTCACGTTTTCAAGCAACTTTCAAACTGATTCTTGAACGTGAACACAATCAAACTCTGAAGCTCTGCTTCACCTAAAATGATCAAAGAAAATAACATAAGCGCACAGTCTGAATATGTAACAACTGGCAAGAGCTCTAAATGTTGCACCCACTATTAAGTTGACGTTACACTGACTTCCTTCACATAGTCTTGGATTAAACTTTTGGACTTTCAGTAATGTGCTACAGTATTCATCCCCCACACCAGTTACTACATATAAAACAGTCTAATCTTGTCTTTCACAGTTTTGGCTCCTCCTCAGCTTGCGTCCTCCTCTACGAGCAACAGCAGCATCGTTCTATCCTGGGATCCAGTTGCTCATGCCGTCCAATACACCGTGTCCATATGCAAGCTTGATTCAAACATAAGCATGGGCGTGTACAACACCTCCAACACCAGTTTGACCTTCTCCGGCTTGGATGCTGGCTCACTCTACGTCATAACTTGTTTTGCTTGGGATCTTGAAGGTCGAAAGGGAGACAGCTCGAACATTAAACAGGCTACACGTAAGCAGGCACTGAGACAGTTGTCTGTTTGTGACTGTACACTTTGTGTTTACTCTAGCATACAGAGTGTTATTCAGTAAGAGCCCTGGACAGCATGAAGAATGCTTAACCATGATCTAGGGTCAATGCTGCAAAGCAGTAAAgccaccaaaacacacacagtattatAATTCTGAGGAGTCTTACTGTGGCAAATTATCCATAAGGGTTAATGAACATGCTGCTTAAAATATAGGAGCACAACAAGTATGAAATACTTGCTTTCTAAACTTAGAACCTtgaaaacttcctgttttagtagacatttgaaaaatataatgaagtaaaaaagcaaaattttCCACTTAAttacaacaaataaaagcatgcattcaAAAATAACCAAATGCAGTTATATCACACTGGTTCCCGTGTCTACTCCAGTTTAGTCCTTcgctggttttgtttttattttttgtcatctAACAGGACCTCGGACCCCAGCGTCTGTCAATGTGTCTGTGGTGATGAATGGCAGTGTGGCTGGACTGTTGGTGTCTTGGGAGCCAGACCAGGAGGTCTATGGACCCATTGAGTACAATGTGATGAGTGACCTAAACTTAATGTGTAAGACCACATCCAGCTCCTGCACCCTCTCAGTAGTGGGGTGTGGAGAGGTACACACCATCCAAGTCACTGCCTCAAATGAGGCTGGGCCCAGCTATCCATCTAGCCCTGCAGTCTTCATCACCTGTGAGTAGAAGAGATATGAATGTGTCATCCacataatgttttttaaaaatactggaATTACCTTCCGGGTATGAAGCCGAATGCAGAAACTTGTATTGTTTCTAATGCATTGATTTAAATTAAGATTTATATTCCATATGACATGAAAAACACCCAAATTTAATTCCACATTACAAAAGTTGAATGTATCCTGTAAAATTAATGACCACTAAGGGTAACTATGGACCAATGGTAGCAATACTGAACTCTGACCCTTTAAAACcacaacattttaaaactcaTAAGCAGATAAAAcaatttcaacattttttttatatcacacTGTTTATATAtcttaaagaaaacaatttattcattaaaaatcttCAAACTTTTAATAACTACAATGCAAAACATGCTATAAAATATGACACACAAGTTTTTTGTGTTCTACACCGAACCCCTACCTGACTCTAtgagtgtgtgactgtgactaAATTCCCTGCCGTCTTGTGCTGCAGTCCCCTGCCCACCTGAGTCTTTGGCACTAGTGGAGTCTTCAGAAGGCAACTGCACTCTAACGTGGAAAACCGTGGCTCATGCTGACAGCTACATGGCCCTTATCGAGACAGCTGGCAGCAGTGTGGAAACCTGCAACACCACCAGCAACAACTGTACCTTTCACTGCCCGTGTGGGCAAACATACCTCCTGTCTGTGCTGGCCTTCAACCACGCTGGCAGCAGTCCTCAAGGACAAGTTCTCAACTACACCACTTGTAAGTAGCAGCAGAAAATTATACTTTTTAGTCACGATGagatgcattttcttcactctCTGATCATTCATAAACTTCTTTTAGTGGTGTGTTGCCCAGAGGATGTGTCAGTGTCAGCGGTGAGCACTGACACTCTGGACATCAGATGGATGCCCTCACGGGGGGCAGTGCTGTACGAGACCCGGGCTGCACACAGTTCAGAGGTCATCCTCTGTAATGACACCGCACCGATGTGCGTCCTCTCTGGCCTCAGCTGTGACACTGCCTACAGTGTGGTGGTGATTCCCTGCAATGATGTGAGCGGTTGCAACCTTGCTTGTAAAGCTCACACCAAAGACACAGGTAGAAAACTTGTGTATATAAATAAGGGTATAAAAACATATCCAAGGAGAAAAAGTCCACaatatctaaaaaaaagatGTCTCCTCATAATTTTGAGGGGTCCTTAAACAACGTGGACACCATTAACTCAGCCTTCTCTCCATTCTCGAAGCTCCCTGCATGCCAAACAATGTGATGCTCAATCCAAAGAACTCCTCCTGCGTCACAGTCAGCTGGACAGCAAATAACAGGGCTGCTAATTACACTGTAAGCGCAAATGGAGATGATGACAAACACACCTGTAGCACCAATAAAAGCAGCTGTGACATCACTGACCTTTCCTGTGGCTCCACCTATGAAGTAAGCGTCGAAGCAACCAGCACAGCTGGTCCGAGTTTACCCAGCTACTCTGAGTTTCTAGAAACAGGTGAGCAGTCGAATGCTGTCGCTCACGAACGGTCAGTGCTGCTTCCTGACCTTTCTTGCTTAACTTTACAACTTTGCATAACTTCATATGTGACTTTATTCCAGGTAATTATACGGGACCTAAAAGAGTTTATGTTCAATTAAACACTTTGCCCATCTTTACATCAATTTTTCTAGTTTACAAGAATTATATTTAGACACTTTTGCCTAGctgcaatataaaaatatactgaACTGTACATTAATTGATATGTTATAACTATTTCCCACACCTCATCTTCTATCGCAGAACCGTGTTGCCCAGTGAATCTGAcggtggatcaggtgacccagGCAATCACCAACGTGTCGTGGTCTCACGCCAAAGGGGCACGCTTGTTCATCGccactctgacatcatcacgcGGTCATGCCCGCTGCCATACCCAGGACTCCCACTGCCTCATGGGATGCATCACCTGCAGCACCAACTACACTGTCACCATGGAGGCAATCAGCCATAACGGACGCAGGTCCAACTGCACCTATCAGGGTTTCTCATCAAGTGAGTGATGTCTTCTAATAAACCGTGACAATAAGTAACAAAGAGTGGTCAgtgaaagataaaagaaaacataaaacagaagaGGTGTGGACAAATTTAAAGGCTAAAATGATCTGTCAGAGAGCTCTGACAAGTTtattaaaacatgcacacatctATTGTGGTTTTACTTTGGTTACTCGTTTGAAATATGTACATAGTTTCAAATAATCATGGCAATTTACGTGCATATCATGCAATGACCCAAAGGATAAGGCATCAGACTCCTCTAATGGCTTTGGTCACAACCCCCAGCCACCTGCTgatcaaacct
The Astatotilapia calliptera chromosome 17, fAstCal1.2, whole genome shotgun sequence genome window above contains:
- the LOC113009591 gene encoding fibronectin type III domain-containing protein 7-like isoform X2; amino-acid sequence: MKWLEIFVLLGMCSQAAAQSDFKVSVFSATSKTVTLRWTRYSGATSYQITVKSQSELVAFASFGPNTVMGSVTSLPPNVMYNFVVEAMSGSQKLSTASVESSTAPDMMEPILTVKSLDSTTLTVEFNLRNGVSHYIIRVENSNGFFREVAASSSPAEIESLVPYTEYSLSIMAVNTAGRSQPSIPVTGKTVLAPPQLASSSTSNSSIVLSWDPVAHAVQYTVSICKLDSNISMGVYNTSNTSLTFSGLDAGSLYVITCFAWDLEGRKGDSSNIKQATRPRTPASVNVSVVMNGSVAGLLVSWEPDQEVYGPIEYNVMSDLNLMCKTTSSSCTLSVVGCGEVHTIQVTASNEAGPSYPSSPAVFITFPCPPESLALVESSEGNCTLTWKTVAHADSYMALIETAGSSVETCNTTSNNCTFHCPCGQTYLLSVLAFNHAGSSPQGQVLNYTTLVCCPEDVSVSAVSTDTLDIRWMPSRGAVLYETRAAHSSEVILCNDTAPMCVLSGLSCDTAYSVVVIPCNDVSGCNLACKAHTKDTAPCMPNNVMLNPKNSSCVTVSWTANNRAANYTVSANGDDDKHTCSTNKSSCDITDLSCGSTYEVSVEATSTAGPSLPSYSEFLETEPCCPVNLTVDQVTQAITNVSWSHAKGARLFIATLTSSRGHARCHTQDSHCLMGCITCSTNYTVTMEAISHNGRRSNCTYQGFSSSPCCQSGVKLYSTSSNSLRVYWRSTGSNHSSIAEMVGSNSNYNCTAAPGDNSCDFGSVQCGDVYHVVVAPLTQEGSKVQFCPERLYSVTCLGDNIGTVIYRGKRSVD
- the LOC113009591 gene encoding fibronectin type III domain-containing protein 7-like isoform X1 gives rise to the protein MLSFTIFNCWRFITEQEKKLDLSERIFFSGCQMCLIMIFALPSLDFKVSVFSATSKTVTLRWTRYSGATSYQITVKSQSELVAFASFGPNTVMGSVTSLPPNVMYNFVVEAMSGSQKLSTASVESSTAPDMMEPILTVKSLDSTTLTVEFNLRNGVSHYIIRVENSNGFFREVAASSSPAEIESLVPYTEYSLSIMAVNTAGRSQPSIPVTGKTVLAPPQLASSSTSNSSIVLSWDPVAHAVQYTVSICKLDSNISMGVYNTSNTSLTFSGLDAGSLYVITCFAWDLEGRKGDSSNIKQATRPRTPASVNVSVVMNGSVAGLLVSWEPDQEVYGPIEYNVMSDLNLMCKTTSSSCTLSVVGCGEVHTIQVTASNEAGPSYPSSPAVFITFPCPPESLALVESSEGNCTLTWKTVAHADSYMALIETAGSSVETCNTTSNNCTFHCPCGQTYLLSVLAFNHAGSSPQGQVLNYTTLVCCPEDVSVSAVSTDTLDIRWMPSRGAVLYETRAAHSSEVILCNDTAPMCVLSGLSCDTAYSVVVIPCNDVSGCNLACKAHTKDTAPCMPNNVMLNPKNSSCVTVSWTANNRAANYTVSANGDDDKHTCSTNKSSCDITDLSCGSTYEVSVEATSTAGPSLPSYSEFLETEPCCPVNLTVDQVTQAITNVSWSHAKGARLFIATLTSSRGHARCHTQDSHCLMGCITCSTNYTVTMEAISHNGRRSNCTYQGFSSSPCCQSGVKLYSTSSNSLRVYWRSTGSNHSSIAEMVGSNSNYNCTAAPGDNSCDFGSVQCGDVYHVVVAPLTQEGSKVQFCPERLYSVTCLGDNIGTVIYRGKRSVD